The window ATTTTCTCAAGGCTTGAGGGGTGGACAGAAACTGTGCCGCCATTTCTCGCCACGTCAACCAAAGTTTCAACCGTCAGGTTTTTGCCGTTCAATTCGTGATGCACTGACTTCTCCTTCAGTGTGAAGAATTTAAAATTAATGGAATCCCGGAGGATGAGGGATTTGTCGGTATGACGTAAAAAACCGAATTACCAGATTCTCCGAGCAATTTTATTGCCTCGACAGCGTTCCACTGTATGTACCTGTCCGTGAGATTTGATGAAATTATCAACTGCGCAGAAGCTATTCCACCGGCTTCGACCACTCTCTTGATCGAATCCTGTCTTGCAATGGCAATTTCGTATTCTCTTCTTTGAAGTTGCTGTTCGGCAGAAAGCTTTTCCTGAATCGCGAGATCGACGCTCGTGGGAGGCGTGATGTTTCTTAAAAGGACATTGTCTACTTTGATACCTTTGGGATTCAGATACAAAGAAAGGTCTCTCAAAAGCTGAAGACGTATGTCGTCCCTTTGCTTGAAACACTCGTCAAGTTTGTACGTGCTGAAAACGTCTCTGAGTATTGCTCTCGACGCAGGTCTTACTAAAAGATCGCGAAGCTGATCGGTGTTTGTCGCTACCCTCGAGTAAATAGATGCTGCGGAATCGGGATTGACCGACCACCATATTGTTATATCGACAGTCACTTCGGAGTTGTCGAGAGTTCTCGCCGTTATCGGGTCGGGATTATAACGTATTCCTTCGCCGGGGGCGATGCTCATAGTGTATTCCTGAAGGCGTATAGAGTATGTCACTATCTTGGCAAAAGGATTTTTAACGTGAAGGCCTTCGGTCATGGGTTTTGCAAGAACCTTGCCGAAAAGAACCTGAAGCCCGATTTCACCCGCGTCAATAACAGTGAGAGTCTGCGCGAAAAAAGAAAGCACCAGAAAAACTATAAAAACGGCTATTCCAGGCCCTTTTTTCTTGAGGGCGATGAGTGAAATACCTCCGGACACCGCGAAAATAAAGAAAAGAAACGATAGAAAAGTCATTTTTGCCTCCCTTGTTCATATTTTCCTTGATTTTATGACGAAATTTCTATAAACCTTCTTTTTAACTTATAAGCATAAAAATATACAGCATATCCCGTTTGCCGTCAGCAGAGGAATGCAAAATGTTTTTTTGAAATCAAGGGAGGCTCTATTGAAGAAAGAGGAAACCATCAAGGCGAGAGTACTCATGGATTTTCTCAGAAAGAACCTTAAAGGGATCGGCATCAATGAGATCATGTCTGAACTGGAGATAAGCGGAATAACCGGAGAAGAATTGGAAGAGGAAATACTAAGCTTGATACCGCGTTTTCGTCAGAGCGGGAAAGGCGAAATTTTCAGCGACGAAAGGCTCCTTTCTCTCATAGACAATCTCACTGAAGAAGGAATGATGCATTTTCTGCAAATTTGGGACAGCGGAATGCTCGACGAGAAGGACATAAATTTCTTTCTCGAAATGATTGAAAACAGATCGGAAGAAAAAATGAACGTCAAAACTGTTGAAATAATTATCAACTGTCTTTTGATTAACAAGGGGTGACATGGCTAAAAATCTTCTCATTGTCGAATCACCGACCAAGGCGAAAACGATAACCAAAATTGTGGGAAAGGATTTTTCAGTTCTTTCTACGTTCGGACACATAAAAGACATGCCCGTCTCAAGACTCGGTGTCGACGTTGAAGACAACTTCAAAACGATCTTCGTACTCAATAAAACAAAACTCAAGCAGATAGTCAAAATCAAGGAATCGGCAAAAAAAGCCGATACAGTTTACATAGCGACGGATCCCGACAGAGAAGGAGAGGCCATCGCTCAACACATAAGCGAAGAGCTTCCGTCAGGAAAATCGGTCAAGAGGCTTCTTTTTTACGAAATGACTCCCAAAGCGATAAACGAAGCCATAAAAACCCCGGGTGAAATAGATTGTCTTAAAGTGGACTCGCAAAACGCAAGGAGAATATTAGACAGGCTGGTCGGATACAAAGTGAGCCCGCTTCTTTGGAAACGGATAAAAAGCGGCTTGTCCGCAGGCAGAGTCCAGACGGTAGCACTCAAGCTGATTTGCGAAAGAGAGAACGAAAGGAGAAAGTTTGTCTCCCAGGAATACTGGGACGTAATGTTTGTCCTGGAAAAGGACGGAAAGCTTGTCACCGCAGCTCTCTCGAAAAAAGCCGGAAGAAAAATAAAGATAGAAAGCGGGAAAGAGGCGGAAAAACTAACTGAGCAGGTTAAAAATAACACTGTTAAAGTCCTGGATATGACTTTTCAGGAAAGGAAGAAAAAGCCCAAACCTCCGTACACTACGAGCACGCTTCAGCAGGACGCAGTCACGAGGCTCGGTTACAGCGCCAGCAGAACCATGATGGTGGCTCAGAAGTTGTTCGAAGGCGTCGATATTGAAAACGAAACTGTCGGATTGATAACCTACATGAGAACGGATTCAGTGAGAGTTTCCCCCGAAGCCGTCAGCCAAGCGAGGAAATTCATGTCTGAAAGCGGATTGAAGCGCCTTTTGCCTGAAAAACCCAACAAATACGCTGACTCCAAGAAAAATGTCCAGAGCGCGCATGAAGCTGTAAGACCGACGGATTTATTTAAAACACCGGATAGCCTGAAGGGAAAAATCGAAAAAGACATGCTCAATCTGTATTCGATGATATGGAAAAGGTTTATCGCTTCCCAATGCAGAGACGCTGTTGAGAAGATATCGACTCTGACATTTTCTGCCGGTACCGATTTGGAGTTGAGGGCTTCAAGAACCGAAACGGTTTTCGACGGATTCAAGCACTTTTTCGACGGCAACGGAGAAGAGAATGAAACAGAAAAGCTTCCTGATCTCAAAAAAGGAGACGAAATGAAAGTCGTCTCAGAAAAAGCGGAACAGCATTTCACTCAACCTCCTGCGAGATTCACGGAGGCGTCTTTGATAAAAGAACTCGACGCACTTGGCATAGGAAGGCCGAGTACTTACGCACCGATCATTTCAATAATTGTTGAACGCGGATACGTGCTGAAGTCCAACAGAAGCCTTTCTCCGACCAAACTCGGAGAAGTTGTGCTTAAGTATCTCGTAGAATCTTTTCCTGAAGTATTCAACGAAAAATTCACCGCTCTGATGGAGGAAAGGCTTGACGAGATAGAGCAGGGTAAATCGAAAAAAGAGACCGTACTCGTGGAGTTTTACAAACCCTTCGGAGCGAGAATGGAACAGGTAAAAAATTCAAAGATCACAATAGAAATTCCTGAAAACGAAAAAATATGTCCGGTATGCGGCAAACAAATGGCGTTAAAGAACAGCAGGTACGGGTCTTTCCTCGGGTGTACCGATTACCCGAAATGCAAAGGTAAAAAGGACATTTTTTCCGAAAACGACAATGAAACCGAAACTGAAATTGCGTGCCCGAAATGCGGACAGAAAATGATTTCGATGAACGGGAGATACGGAAAGTACCTGAGATGCAGGAATTACCCCCAATGCCCCACGACTACTCCTTATTATATTGGAGTTGATTGCCCTCACGATAAATGCCGGGGTAAGATAGCAGAGAA is drawn from candidate division WOR-3 bacterium and contains these coding sequences:
- a CDS encoding prohibitin family protein: MTFLSFLFFIFAVSGGISLIALKKKGPGIAVFIVFLVLSFFAQTLTVIDAGEIGLQVLFGKVLAKPMTEGLHVKNPFAKIVTYSIRLQEYTMSIAPGEGIRYNPDPITARTLDNSEVTVDITIWWSVNPDSAASIYSRVATNTDQLRDLLVRPASRAILRDVFSTYKLDECFKQRDDIRLQLLRDLSLYLNPKGIKVDNVLLRNITPPTSVDLAIQEKLSAEQQLQRREYEIAIARQDSIKRVVEAGGIASAQLIISSNLTDRYIQWNAVEAIKLLGESGNSVFYVIPTNPSSSGIPLILNSSH
- the topA gene encoding type I DNA topoisomerase, whose amino-acid sequence is MAKNLLIVESPTKAKTITKIVGKDFSVLSTFGHIKDMPVSRLGVDVEDNFKTIFVLNKTKLKQIVKIKESAKKADTVYIATDPDREGEAIAQHISEELPSGKSVKRLLFYEMTPKAINEAIKTPGEIDCLKVDSQNARRILDRLVGYKVSPLLWKRIKSGLSAGRVQTVALKLICERENERRKFVSQEYWDVMFVLEKDGKLVTAALSKKAGRKIKIESGKEAEKLTEQVKNNTVKVLDMTFQERKKKPKPPYTTSTLQQDAVTRLGYSASRTMMVAQKLFEGVDIENETVGLITYMRTDSVRVSPEAVSQARKFMSESGLKRLLPEKPNKYADSKKNVQSAHEAVRPTDLFKTPDSLKGKIEKDMLNLYSMIWKRFIASQCRDAVEKISTLTFSAGTDLELRASRTETVFDGFKHFFDGNGEENETEKLPDLKKGDEMKVVSEKAEQHFTQPPARFTEASLIKELDALGIGRPSTYAPIISIIVERGYVLKSNRSLSPTKLGEVVLKYLVESFPEVFNEKFTALMEERLDEIEQGKSKKETVLVEFYKPFGARMEQVKNSKITIEIPENEKICPVCGKQMALKNSRYGSFLGCTDYPKCKGKKDIFSENDNETETEIACPKCGQKMISMNGRYGKYLRCRNYPQCPTTTPYYIGVDCPHDKCRGKIAEKKSAKGRNYWTCDECKAVFWTKPISRKCPNCKSNAMLEKKTKKGTILTCPLCNAVVAPEEYMGEMSE